One window of the Esox lucius isolate fEsoLuc1 chromosome 8, fEsoLuc1.pri, whole genome shotgun sequence genome contains the following:
- the si:ch211-212d10.1 gene encoding granzyme B gives MGFPLHLGTLVLMLIFYRQVQPMDIYGGKEAVPHSRPYMVLVNRTSGAKMCDGFLVREDFVMTAAHCNDKNIKVALGVHNVFNKTGEEILVKKTFPHPNFNTTTMDNDIMLLKLEKKASLNSMVRLIDLPQTNDEKVPKNCLVSGWGMYKDNDTGSPMLREVNITTKDDKLCSDHHVICSSGSKGPAQGDSGGPLVCNDVAYGVVSYRVHHNNDNTYIYVCIPHFLDWITDTMKA, from the exons ATGGGTTTTCCACTGCACTTGGGAACATTGGTCTTGATGCTCATCTTCTACAGACAAG TGCAACCAATGGACATCTATGGGGGCAAGGAGGCCGTGCCCCACAGCAGGCCCTACATGGTGTTAGTGAACAGGACTTCTGGAGCCAAAATGTGTGATGGCTTTTTGGTGAGAGAGGACTTCGTGATGACTGCAGCCCACTGCAATGACAA AAATATTAAGGTCGCACTTGGAGTCCACAATGTTTTCAACAAAACTGGCGAGGAAATTCttgtgaaaaaaacatttccacatcCAAATTTCAACACCACAACCATGGATAATGATATCATGCTACTAAAG CTGGAGAAGAAAGCATCTCTGAACAGCATGGTGAGACTCATTGACCTCCCGCAAACGAATGATGAGAAGGTGCCCAAGAACTGTCTGGTATCAGGTTGGGGCATGTACAAGGATAATGATACTGGCTCCCCCATGCTGCGGGAGGTCAACATTACAACTAAAGACGATAAATTGTGTTCTGATCACCATGTGATCTGCTCATCGGGATCAAAGGGACCTGCGCAG GGAGACTCCGGTGGTCCGTTGGTCTGTAACGATGTGGCCTATGGGGTGGTGTCCTACCGAGTACATCACAACAATGACAACACCTACATCTACGTGTGCATCCCTCATTTCCTAGACTGGATCACTGACACCATGAAGGCTTGA
- the LOC105011525 gene encoding cold-inducible RNA-binding protein B isoform X3, whose translation MSDEGKLFVGGLSFDTNEQSLEDVFSKYGQISEVVVIKDRETQRSRGFGFVTFENPDEAKDAMLAMNGKSLDGRQIRVDQAGKSGGGGRSGGGFRGGSSGGRGGGGGYFRGGRGGGGGGGRGGRGFSRGGGERGYGGGRYDNRSGGSYGSDRGYYNKDRAQGGGYGDRSGGDEGGW comes from the exons ATGTCTGATGAAGGGAAGCTATTTGTGGGTGGACTCAGCTTTGATACTAATGAGCAGTCATTAGAAGATGTGTTCTCCAAATATGGGCAAATATCTGAAG TTGTTGTAATTAAAGACCGAGAAACCCAGAGGTCCAGGGGCTTCGGTTTTGTCACCTTTGAGAACCCAGATGAGGCCAAGGATGCTATGCTGGCCATGAACGGCAAG TCCCTCGACGGCAGACAGATCCGTGTGGACCAGGCTGGCAAGTCGGGCGGCGGTGGCAGGTCTGGAGGTGGCTTCCGAGGGGGCTCGTCGGGCGGCAGGGGAGGCGGAGGAGGGTACTTCCGTGGAGGCagaggtggaggtggtggtggtggaagaGGTGGGCGTGGCTTCTCGCGAG GTGGCGGCGAGCGGGGATATGGCGGCGGGCGTTACGACAATAGAAGTGGGGGCTCGTACGGATCAGACCGAGGCTACTACAACAAAGACAG AGCGCAGGGAGGAGGATACGGCGATCGCTCAGGAG GTGACGAGGGCGGCTGGTAG
- the LOC105011525 gene encoding cold-inducible RNA-binding protein B isoform X2 — MSDEGKLFVGGLSFDTNEQSLEDVFSKYGQISEVVVIKDRETQRSRGFGFVTFENPDEAKDAMLAMNGKSLDGRQIRVDQAGKSGGGGRSGGGFRGGSSGGRGGGGGYFRGGRGGGGGGGRGGGERGYGGGRYDNRSGGSYGSDRGYYNKDRAQGGGYGDRSGGSYRDSYDSYGDEGGW, encoded by the exons ATGTCTGATGAAGGGAAGCTATTTGTGGGTGGACTCAGCTTTGATACTAATGAGCAGTCATTAGAAGATGTGTTCTCCAAATATGGGCAAATATCTGAAG TTGTTGTAATTAAAGACCGAGAAACCCAGAGGTCCAGGGGCTTCGGTTTTGTCACCTTTGAGAACCCAGATGAGGCCAAGGATGCTATGCTGGCCATGAACGGCAAG TCCCTCGACGGCAGACAGATCCGTGTGGACCAGGCTGGCAAGTCGGGCGGCGGTGGCAGGTCTGGAGGTGGCTTCCGAGGGGGCTCGTCGGGCGGCAGGGGAGGCGGAGGAGGGTACTTCCGTGGAGGCagaggtggaggtggtggtggtggaagaG GTGGCGGCGAGCGGGGATATGGCGGCGGGCGTTACGACAATAGAAGTGGGGGCTCGTACGGATCAGACCGAGGCTACTACAACAAAGACAG AGCGCAGGGAGGAGGATACGGCGATCGCTCAGGAGGTTCGTACAGAGACAGCTACGATAGCTATG GTGACGAGGGCGGCTGGTAG
- the LOC105011525 gene encoding cold-inducible RNA-binding protein B isoform X1, translated as MSDEGKLFVGGLSFDTNEQSLEDVFSKYGQISEVVVIKDRETQRSRGFGFVTFENPDEAKDAMLAMNGKSLDGRQIRVDQAGKSGGGGRSGGGFRGGSSGGRGGGGGYFRGGRGGGGGGGRGGRGFSRGGGERGYGGGRYDNRSGGSYGSDRGYYNKDRAQGGGYGDRSGGSYRDSYDSYGDEGGW; from the exons ATGTCTGATGAAGGGAAGCTATTTGTGGGTGGACTCAGCTTTGATACTAATGAGCAGTCATTAGAAGATGTGTTCTCCAAATATGGGCAAATATCTGAAG TTGTTGTAATTAAAGACCGAGAAACCCAGAGGTCCAGGGGCTTCGGTTTTGTCACCTTTGAGAACCCAGATGAGGCCAAGGATGCTATGCTGGCCATGAACGGCAAG TCCCTCGACGGCAGACAGATCCGTGTGGACCAGGCTGGCAAGTCGGGCGGCGGTGGCAGGTCTGGAGGTGGCTTCCGAGGGGGCTCGTCGGGCGGCAGGGGAGGCGGAGGAGGGTACTTCCGTGGAGGCagaggtggaggtggtggtggtggaagaGGTGGGCGTGGCTTCTCGCGAG GTGGCGGCGAGCGGGGATATGGCGGCGGGCGTTACGACAATAGAAGTGGGGGCTCGTACGGATCAGACCGAGGCTACTACAACAAAGACAG AGCGCAGGGAGGAGGATACGGCGATCGCTCAGGAGGTTCGTACAGAGACAGCTACGATAGCTATG GTGACGAGGGCGGCTGGTAG
- the LOC105011525 gene encoding cold-inducible RNA-binding protein B isoform X4, which produces MSDEGKLFVGGLSFDTNEQSLEDVFSKYGQISEVVVIKDRETQRSRGFGFVTFENPDEAKDAMLAMNGKSLDGRQIRVDQAGKSGGGGRSGGGFRGGSSGGRGGGGGYFRGGRGGGGGGGRGGGERGYGGGRYDNRSGGSYGSDRGYYNKDRAQGGGYGDRSGGDEGGW; this is translated from the exons ATGTCTGATGAAGGGAAGCTATTTGTGGGTGGACTCAGCTTTGATACTAATGAGCAGTCATTAGAAGATGTGTTCTCCAAATATGGGCAAATATCTGAAG TTGTTGTAATTAAAGACCGAGAAACCCAGAGGTCCAGGGGCTTCGGTTTTGTCACCTTTGAGAACCCAGATGAGGCCAAGGATGCTATGCTGGCCATGAACGGCAAG TCCCTCGACGGCAGACAGATCCGTGTGGACCAGGCTGGCAAGTCGGGCGGCGGTGGCAGGTCTGGAGGTGGCTTCCGAGGGGGCTCGTCGGGCGGCAGGGGAGGCGGAGGAGGGTACTTCCGTGGAGGCagaggtggaggtggtggtggtggaagaG GTGGCGGCGAGCGGGGATATGGCGGCGGGCGTTACGACAATAGAAGTGGGGGCTCGTACGGATCAGACCGAGGCTACTACAACAAAGACAG AGCGCAGGGAGGAGGATACGGCGATCGCTCAGGAG GTGACGAGGGCGGCTGGTAG